Below is a window of Sulfurisphaera ohwakuensis DNA.
AATTTGCCAAATGATTTAAATTATTGGTTTTATACTAATGGTGAAACGATTAGACTTTCTTCAAACGCGATAGTTACACCAGAAATCTCATTAAGTGAAAATGGTATTAATATTAAGGGATATTGGGTAATAAAAAGAAATTTTTCCGTTATACATATTGATGAAGATAACAATGAAAAAATAGTCTATTCTGATCCTCAAGCTTTAGATTTTGTGCTATTAGGAGAAGAAGTTTATCCTATTTTAAGAAAAAATAAATATATTATATTTAATAACGAAAAATATATTGATTATAAGCACAAATATTCTTTTTATGTGCTAGAAAATAAAAATAAAATTGAAGTAATTGTTAACGGAAAGTTAATAGATTTAGAGAAGCCCATTAAATATAGGATTTATCCCTCATTTATATCTATAGTATATGAAGATCATTCTGTATTAATTGATAATTCTGGGAAAAAAGAGAGAATGAACAAACCAGCTTTTTATCTTGGTAAAACAAGTCTGGGAGATATATATCAATCTGTTGCCGGGAAGATAATTTCTGAACAAGAATATGACCTTTTAGGCATATGTACTTCAGAGGCCTATTTAATAGGAGAGTCTTCTTCTGGTATAATTATCGCGTGTGGAGAAAAAGTAAAAAATTACTATAAAGGAGGATGGTCTTATATTTCTAATATATCAAATATTACAGCTAGCTTTGTAAATTATAATTTCGTAATTATAACTGATCTTCAAACATCTGTTTATACTGGTGAACTTAAGAAGCTATTTGATCTTCAAAACGTTAAAAGTATTATAGCTAATAGAAAATATTTATTTGTTTTATCAAATTCTCATAAGTTATATCTTATAGAACCTATTGAGAAAGATTTGATAGAAGTAATAAATTCTAATAACACCTTGTCATCTCCAGCAATAATAAAAGTTTCTGACATGTGGGATATAAAATTAGGTAAGGAGCTTATTGAAATAGAGAAAAAGAGTGAAAGTAATTACAGGCTATTATATGTTGAGCCTTATAGGTTAACTCAAGTAACTTCGACTATAACATTAGAAAATGAATTATTTAAATATAGTAAGAATTTAGAGGTTATTTCGGAAAATTTAGATATCTCATTAGTTAATGCTGAATTAATTAAGGCTGTTAATGGTAGAATAAAAGGCTCTCCAGAATTTTATAATAGTATATTAAGGCTAAATATAAAATATAAAATTCCAAGTAGAACAGAGAAGTATATTAAAATAAAAGTGCACGAAAAAGAGTATAAATTTAACATAAAAGATACACAAGGAGAAATGTTTATTTCTATACCATTAGTAAAATTTGACAATAACGAAGAATTAGTAGTGCTACAAGTAGAACGTAAAGGGTATATTGAAACTACAAAAGAATTTCTTATACCTATCAAAATTGTAAAGGAAAATAAAAATTATCACAGAGAAGAAATTATTGAAAATACAGTAAGAAAGGTAATAGAAAAATCTAGTGACAGTCTTTTTGAATGGATAAAGATATTCGAGTTTCCATTAGATTATGAAAATGTTATAATAGCTAAAGCAAGAGATAAGGTAATAATTGAAGGTAAAGAAATTGAAGTTAGAGAGGGAAAGCAGATAATAGAAATCTCTAAAACTGGTTACAAGAGGATTTATATAGTTTATGGAATTCCTAACCCTATTAGAAATATAAGTGCTAAAATACTTAATAATAAGCTATACATAAATGTGGATACAGCTTTAAGAATACCAATTACAGTAATTTATGGTACTCAAATTCAAACAAGTAATGGTGGCGAATATATTTTTGAATTAGATCCTGCTTATTCTTCTTTAAATATAAAAATTTATTACTCAAATGATATAAAATGGGAAACAAAATATGAACTTCAAGATCTATTTAGAAAATCTATAATTTATTCATTGGTTAGTGCGGTAAAATTAAAAGAAGAGCTAGCTACTTTTGGTCTTTTATAATATTTTCACTTTGCTCAGAGTTCTTTTTTATTTACCTAAATAATATGACAACTATTCTTCATGAGTACTATGTAGGTCCAGCTAAAATAAGAATATTACGTGATGATAATGGAATTTGTAAATACATTGTTGAAGAACCACAACTAACAGAATACGAAGAAGAAATAAAGAATTCCATATTATCTGAAATTATGTATACTAATTTAAAAAACATAGAAGATTTTGTAATTAGTAAGTTAAAAGATAAAGGATTTAAGGATGATGTAATTGAAAAAATTCTCTATCATGTTAAAAAAAGCATGCTATATGATAATATAACTCCATTAATGTTAGATCAAGAAATTGAAGAAATTGAATGTAGAGGTTTTGGTTATCCTATAACTGTCATTCACAGATCTTTTTCGGAATGTATTAGACTTTTCACGAATATAATTCCAAAAAACGAGGATGATATTATAAAAATTATTGAGAAAATGGCAAATAAGGCCAATAAAAGTATTAATATAGCTAAACCTTATGTTGAGTTTTCACTCCCAGAAGGACATAGAGTAGCTGCTACTTTAGGCAGTGAAATATCATTACCTGGTTCTACATTTGATATACGTAAATTTCCGTCTAAACCTCTCAGTATTATCCAGATGATCATTAATGGTATGTTAAATGAGCTAATAGCATCTTATTTATGGTTCATAATGAAATATAAACCATTTATAATGATCTTGGGACCTACTGGTTCTGGTAAGACTTCTCTCTTAACAGCTATTCTTAATTTAATTAATCCAAGTTATAAGATTTTAACAATTGAAGACACTCCAGAAATAAATATAACCAGTGACAATTGGGTTAGGTTTATAAGTAGATCAACTTTGGCAGGTAACTATGATGTAACTTTAAGTGATTTAGCTAAATTAGCTCTACGATATAGGCCCGATTATTTAGTGGTTGGAGAAGTTAGAGGAAAAGAGATAGAAGCTCTAATTCATGCTGCAGCATCTGGCCATGGTTCTTTAACTACTTTTCATGGTTCAAGACCTATAGACGCTATTACTAGAATAACTGATTTACTATCTTCTGATTTGTCTAAACTTTTTTTGCAAACTATATGGTCCTTCATAATAGTAAGTAGAAGAAAAGAAGGAAACAAAAGTATTCGTAGTATAATCGGAATATATGAGACTTTAATAGATAAAAATAAAATTAAATTTAAAAAAGTAATTGAATGGTCGTTTATAAAAAATGAATTTATTCCTCTAGATATAAATTCTTTATCAAAGAGATCATATAGACTAAAATGGATTAGTAGAGTTTATGGGTTATCCATTGAAGAGATAAGACAAGAAATAGAAAGAAGGATGAATTTCCTTACTACTTTAAAAAACGAGAAAGTTATTGATTTTGTTGATGTTTCTTACAAAATAAGAAAGTTTTATGAAGTAGGTGAGGTTAGTGCTAAGAATGTTGCTCAATAAGCTCAATAAAATTTCTCCATGTAATGTTTTTAATCAGAAAATTAAGGAGTATATTGAATATTATGGCGATGATTATAACAAAATCTGTAGTAAGTATCATTATCTATTAAAAATATTTATTTTATTACTAATAGCAATAACTATACTAGGAATGTTTTTATTAAGATTCTTAATATTTCTTGATATACCAACTGGATTAATAGCATATACTTATCCTTTGGTTTATACTTGGTCTAGAAGAGAAGAATATAAGAAAACTGTAAACTTAGAAGCTCCTTTTACCACTATAATAGTCTATATTAATTCAATTGTAGATAAAAGTTTATTATATACTTTTAAGGAGCTATCAGAAGTTAAAGAGTTAAAAATACCCAGAATTGAGTACACGTTTCTTAATAAAATGATAGAATATATGGGGTTTTCATACATTAAGGCGTTAGAAAAGAGGGCTAATTTGCACCGCGGAGATTTGTTAGGGAAATTATATGACAATTATCTTGCTGCTTTAAATCTAGGTGTAACTATTAAGGATCGATTAAGGGATGTACTAAAAGATGTAATGTATGAGTTAAAAGAATCATATAAGACCTATATTGATAAATCCGCCGAACTAGCAGAAATTCAGTTTGCTTTACTGTTATTGCTTCCTATTGTATTGCTCGGATTCGCATTTACTTTTAAAACATCAATTACTGAACTTCTTCTTCCTTTACTCTTTATTCCCCCACTAATTTTTGTAATTTCGACCATTCAACCGGGAGTTGATTATAATATTAAACATAATAAGTATATTTATTCGCTTATAATAATTCCGATAGCTATATTTATTCCTGTACAAATAGCATTTAGATTGATAATAATTTTTTCAGTACTCTTATTTGTAAGTTTCTTCATATATCAACAAATACAATTAGCTAATGAATTAGAGAAATCATTGCCATTATTACTTAAGGAAATAGCAGAGTATCTAAGACTGGGATATACTATACAGAATGCAATACCTAGAATAAAAATTAACTCATCTAAAGTAAATAAAGTTTTAAGTGAGATCTTAAGACAATCCAATGAGATCTCAACACCATCAAAACTATTTAATATGAGTATGAAAGTTTTATTTATTATATCAAAATCTGGTTCCTCTTCGGTAGCTTTAGAGGAATTAGCTAATGCAATCAATGAAATAGTATATGCTAAACAATCTCTAATTAGACAACTTAGACTGTATGATGCTATGATAATATTAACTCCAATAATGTTATGGTTAGCATTTGGTACTTTAAATAAGATAGTAAGTAGCACACTTCCAGCAATAGATATAATAGCGGCTTATAGTGTTGGTTCAGTAATTTTATTCTCTAAATTATCTAGATTCACATTATTATATTTCCCAGCAATTTTGCTTCTTGTAGTAGTCTTACTAATACTTTCGTTTTTGCCACCCGTCTTTTAATAGCCTATAGTTATATGGGGAACAATATGAGAAGAACTAAAGGGATTTCATCAATATTAGGAACTGTAATAGTATTAGCAATAACTATAGCTTTAGGGGCATTGTTATATGCATATGCAAACGGAATGTTTAGTAATCTAACTCAAAATGTTAATGTTGGTGCTCAGGCTCAAATTATTGTAAATCCTTCCACTGGCGAATCCTATCTTCAATTTTCCTTAACAAATAATGGCAACATACAAGTTATTATATATAATATAACAGTAAGAGGAGCCAGCAATACTGGTTCTTTAGGCTATACAAGTAATAATGTATCTATAGAATTAAATCCTGGCCAATCCTATCAGGACATAATGCCAATAACTAGTTCTAGCTTATCCGTACAACCAGGCAATTATTATACCGTAATATTTCTTGGTAAAACCTCAACTGGCAAACCATTCTCAATAGTTCTCAATGTGCTTGCTAGTGAGACAGAGTGATTTAAAATGAAAGGTATTTCGTCAATTTTTTCTTCACTAATTGTTACTATGATAACCATAAGTTTAGCAGTACCATTATTCTTCTATTTTAATGGATTATATGATAATAATAATGGGATCATAAGCCAAAATTTTAATAAACTAAATAATGCTACACTTACTCAATTATCTATAATAAATCTAGGAAATAGTACAGCTCAAATATATTTTTATAACTATGGAAAAAGTCAGATTAGTATTAGTTTACTAATTATAAATAACAAAGAATATCATATAAATATAGTTATAAAACCAAATGAAATTATACCATTAAGTAAAATAATTGGTGCTAATTTAATTCTGACAAATTCTACTTTAATAATAGAAATGAACGGTAATTATTATTACTATAATATTAGATAAGGTTTATATCTTTTTTTACATTAATCTCAATTTCTAGCCCTTTTTCTAAAGCGTTAAGTATCTCGTTTCCTTTTTCTGTAAGTTTATATACTTTATGTGATCCCTTTGAGTAGATAGTCTCTATGAGTTTTAAATCTTCTAGCACATGAAACAATGCTAATACTTCATATCGTGGTAATCCAGTATAAACTACAACTTCACCAGGATTAACGTGTCCTTTCTTAATTGCTTCTAACACTAATTTTATCTCATACATTAATTATCACATTTATTTCAAACCTTTTTAAGGTAAATAGCAAATATACCTA
It encodes the following:
- the upsX gene encoding protein UpsX; the encoded protein is MSQFSINLPNDLNYWFYTNGETIRLSSNAIVTPEISLSENGINIKGYWVIKRNFSVIHIDEDNNEKIVYSDPQALDFVLLGEEVYPILRKNKYIIFNNEKYIDYKHKYSFYVLENKNKIEVIVNGKLIDLEKPIKYRIYPSFISIVYEDHSVLIDNSGKKERMNKPAFYLGKTSLGDIYQSVAGKIISEQEYDLLGICTSEAYLIGESSSGIIIACGEKVKNYYKGGWSYISNISNITASFVNYNFVIITDLQTSVYTGELKKLFDLQNVKSIIANRKYLFVLSNSHKLYLIEPIEKDLIEVINSNNTLSSPAIIKVSDMWDIKLGKELIEIEKKSESNYRLLYVEPYRLTQVTSTITLENELFKYSKNLEVISENLDISLVNAELIKAVNGRIKGSPEFYNSILRLNIKYKIPSRTEKYIKIKVHEKEYKFNIKDTQGEMFISIPLVKFDNNEELVVLQVERKGYIETTKEFLIPIKIVKENKNYHREEIIENTVRKVIEKSSDSLFEWIKIFEFPLDYENVIIAKARDKVIIEGKEIEVREGKQIIEISKTGYKRIYIVYGIPNPIRNISAKILNNKLYINVDTALRIPITVIYGTQIQTSNGGEYIFELDPAYSSLNIKIYYSNDIKWETKYELQDLFRKSIIYSLVSAVKLKEELATFGLL
- a CDS encoding type II/IV secretion system ATPase subunit; this encodes MTTILHEYYVGPAKIRILRDDNGICKYIVEEPQLTEYEEEIKNSILSEIMYTNLKNIEDFVISKLKDKGFKDDVIEKILYHVKKSMLYDNITPLMLDQEIEEIECRGFGYPITVIHRSFSECIRLFTNIIPKNEDDIIKIIEKMANKANKSINIAKPYVEFSLPEGHRVAATLGSEISLPGSTFDIRKFPSKPLSIIQMIINGMLNELIASYLWFIMKYKPFIMILGPTGSGKTSLLTAILNLINPSYKILTIEDTPEINITSDNWVRFISRSTLAGNYDVTLSDLAKLALRYRPDYLVVGEVRGKEIEALIHAAASGHGSLTTFHGSRPIDAITRITDLLSSDLSKLFLQTIWSFIIVSRRKEGNKSIRSIIGIYETLIDKNKIKFKKVIEWSFIKNEFIPLDINSLSKRSYRLKWISRVYGLSIEEIRQEIERRMNFLTTLKNEKVIDFVDVSYKIRKFYEVGEVSAKNVAQ
- the upsF gene encoding membrane pilin protein UpsF, giving the protein MLLNKLNKISPCNVFNQKIKEYIEYYGDDYNKICSKYHYLLKIFILLLIAITILGMFLLRFLIFLDIPTGLIAYTYPLVYTWSRREEYKKTVNLEAPFTTIIVYINSIVDKSLLYTFKELSEVKELKIPRIEYTFLNKMIEYMGFSYIKALEKRANLHRGDLLGKLYDNYLAALNLGVTIKDRLRDVLKDVMYELKESYKTYIDKSAELAEIQFALLLLLPIVLLGFAFTFKTSITELLLPLLFIPPLIFVISTIQPGVDYNIKHNKYIYSLIIIPIAIFIPVQIAFRLIIIFSVLLFVSFFIYQQIQLANELEKSLPLLLKEIAEYLRLGYTIQNAIPRIKINSSKVNKVLSEILRQSNEISTPSKLFNMSMKVLFIISKSGSSSVALEELANAINEIVYAKQSLIRQLRLYDAMIILTPIMLWLAFGTLNKIVSSTLPAIDIIAAYSVGSVILFSKLSRFTLLYFPAILLLVVVLLILSFLPPVF
- the upsA gene encoding pilin subunit UpsA produces the protein MRRTKGISSILGTVIVLAITIALGALLYAYANGMFSNLTQNVNVGAQAQIIVNPSTGESYLQFSLTNNGNIQVIIYNITVRGASNTGSLGYTSNNVSIELNPGQSYQDIMPITSSSLSVQPGNYYTVIFLGKTSTGKPFSIVLNVLASETE
- the upsB gene encoding pilin subunit UpsB encodes the protein MKGISSIFSSLIVTMITISLAVPLFFYFNGLYDNNNGIISQNFNKLNNATLTQLSIINLGNSTAQIYFYNYGKSQISISLLIINNKEYHINIVIKPNEIIPLSKIIGANLILTNSTLIIEMNGNYYYYNIR